The Faecalibacter sp. LW9 genome has a segment encoding these proteins:
- a CDS encoding GMC family oxidoreductase, with amino-acid sequence MKTYDYIIIGAGSAGAVVASRLAENKELNVLILEAGPSDIAEEIQSPAQWPLIWNTPRDWAYHTVPQEHAGNVTKYWPRGKTLGGSSAINGMIYIRGAKQDYDNWAYKGCYGWDYESVLPYFKKSEAYELGENEMHGGNGPMTVTKIKEPNPISIAAINGCKELGYPTTDDFNTNIWGAGLNDLSVTKEGIRCSTAEAFLKPHLSSENLTITTEALVHRLIIENQRCVGVEYEKNGEINRVYAQEEVILSAGTIGSAQILMLSGIGDRDELKEVGIDAIQHLPGVGKNLQDHLLCSVIFEAKQTIVPPKANLLEAQIFWKSRPEMIVPDLQPLFMALPYYAPGFEGPENAFTFCAGMIRPASKGFMKLKSNNPKDYPMIDPKYLSEQADLDALYEAVELCRKLGQTEALKDWMKEEIYPGKDKSKEEVLDYIRKAASTYHHMTGTCKMGIDQDAVVDPTLKVYGIEGLRVADASIMPDVPSGNTNAPAIMVGEKAADMIKSTYSIKQQERNLTHAL; translated from the coding sequence ATGAAAACATACGATTATATCATCATAGGAGCAGGATCTGCGGGTGCAGTAGTAGCTTCTCGTTTAGCTGAGAATAAAGAATTAAACGTATTGATTTTAGAAGCTGGACCTTCCGATATCGCTGAGGAAATACAATCTCCTGCACAATGGCCATTAATATGGAATACACCTCGCGATTGGGCCTATCATACCGTACCTCAAGAACATGCTGGAAATGTGACAAAATATTGGCCTCGTGGTAAAACTTTAGGAGGATCGAGTGCCATTAATGGAATGATTTATATTCGTGGCGCAAAACAAGATTATGACAATTGGGCATATAAAGGATGTTATGGTTGGGATTATGAGAGCGTCCTACCCTACTTCAAAAAATCAGAAGCTTATGAATTAGGTGAAAACGAAATGCATGGAGGAAATGGTCCTATGACAGTTACGAAAATTAAAGAACCTAATCCGATTTCTATTGCAGCAATTAATGGTTGTAAAGAATTAGGATATCCAACCACAGATGATTTTAATACGAATATATGGGGTGCAGGTTTAAATGATTTGTCTGTAACAAAAGAGGGAATCCGTTGTTCAACAGCAGAAGCTTTCTTAAAACCTCATCTTTCGAGTGAAAATTTAACCATTACGACAGAAGCATTGGTGCATCGTTTGATCATCGAAAACCAACGTTGTGTAGGTGTGGAATATGAAAAAAATGGAGAAATTAATCGTGTATATGCGCAAGAAGAAGTTATTTTATCTGCTGGAACCATCGGATCTGCACAAATCTTAATGTTATCTGGTATTGGTGATCGTGATGAATTGAAAGAAGTTGGAATTGATGCGATTCAACATTTACCAGGAGTTGGTAAAAATTTACAAGATCATTTGTTATGCAGTGTTATTTTCGAAGCTAAGCAAACGATTGTTCCACCTAAAGCTAATTTATTAGAAGCACAAATTTTCTGGAAAAGTAGACCTGAAATGATTGTACCAGATTTACAACCTTTGTTTATGGCTCTGCCATACTACGCTCCAGGATTTGAAGGACCTGAGAACGCTTTTACATTTTGTGCTGGAATGATACGACCAGCTTCAAAAGGATTTATGAAACTTAAATCCAATAACCCAAAAGATTATCCGATGATCGATCCAAAATATTTATCTGAACAAGCTGATCTGGATGCTTTATATGAAGCCGTAGAACTTTGCCGAAAATTAGGACAAACTGAAGCTTTAAAAGATTGGATGAAAGAAGAAATTTATCCTGGAAAAGACAAATCCAAAGAAGAAGTCTTAGATTATATCCGCAAAGCAGCAAGCACATATCACCATATGACGGGAACTTGTAAAATGGGTATTGATCAAGATGCTGTGGTTGATCCAACGTTAAAAGTATATGGAATTGAAGGGTTACGTGTTGCTGATGCATCCATTATGCCTGATGTTCCTTCAGGAAACACGAATGCTCCAGCAATTATGGTGGGTGAAAAAGCTGCTGATATGATAAAGTCAACCTATTCAATCAAACAACAAGAAAGAAATCTAACACACGCATTATAA
- the ytxJ gene encoding bacillithiol system redox-active protein YtxJ produces the protein MTKHDIQTIERLDEIDQASFQRPQIIYKHSTTCELNQMIWNQLQQSDLELQYLDLLTYRPISNAIEARYQVRHESPQILIIKEGKCVYHVSHRKIKNEEIRAFLDSLNA, from the coding sequence ATGACTAAACATGATATTCAAACAATTGAACGATTAGATGAAATCGATCAAGCTTCATTTCAAAGACCACAAATCATATATAAACACAGTACAACGTGTGAATTAAATCAAATGATTTGGAATCAATTACAACAGAGTGATTTGGAACTGCAATATTTGGATTTATTAACTTATCGTCCAATTTCCAATGCCATAGAAGCGCGCTATCAAGTAAGACATGAATCGCCTCAGATTTTAATTATTAAAGAAGGGAAATGTGTGTATCATGTATCTCACCGAAAAATTAAAAATGAAGAGATTAGAGCTTTTCTAGATTCATTAAATGCATAA
- a CDS encoding NAD(P)/FAD-dependent oxidoreductase, which produces MKQAIKNYISCTSCHGNGMKSQGVSKRKLQRYESALAQLKNDQPIPSHLKKPTATLQICTACEGTGLIACETIPASQSTYPHVGIIGAGIGGVALALACLHRQIPFTLFERDRAFDDRSQGYGLTLQQASKEMKKFGISSLEEGIVSTLHLAHTHEGEVIGQWGLRNLTDQQKIAEKNKNRSTNVHIARQALRQALLDQLGGNEQVVWNHRLKSFHTADQVELIFDLNGQDKHYEVDLLVGADGIRSAVRQQLISEELYPLRYLGCLVVLGICSLYRIPLPPHELLDGHTVFQTANGTERMYMMPYDRNSIMWQFSFPSTEENAKIISQKGAIALKEEVMKRTAWHTPIPQIIEATDPTNITGYPVYDREILNPSYLTHAEPVTLIGDAAHPMSPFKGQGANQALLDALQLAQKIKTIYSQKHDTITIRDTILQPFEEEMIKRSSVKVKKSAEAAQFLHSEIVLKKGNVTFGSKFNSNKNEL; this is translated from the coding sequence TTGAAACAAGCAATCAAGAATTATATCAGTTGTACTTCATGCCATGGCAATGGTATGAAAAGTCAAGGGGTTTCGAAACGAAAGTTACAACGTTATGAATCCGCTTTAGCTCAATTGAAAAATGATCAGCCCATTCCAAGTCATTTAAAAAAACCAACGGCAACATTACAAATTTGTACCGCTTGTGAAGGAACTGGATTAATCGCCTGTGAAACAATTCCAGCATCGCAATCCACATATCCGCACGTGGGCATTATAGGAGCAGGAATTGGAGGAGTTGCTTTAGCCCTTGCTTGTTTGCATCGTCAAATCCCATTTACACTGTTTGAACGCGATCGTGCATTTGACGATCGTTCCCAAGGTTATGGTTTAACTTTACAACAAGCCAGTAAAGAAATGAAAAAGTTTGGGATTTCATCGCTTGAAGAAGGAATAGTTTCTACCCTGCATTTAGCTCATACTCACGAAGGAGAAGTTATTGGTCAATGGGGATTACGAAATCTTACCGACCAACAAAAAATTGCCGAAAAAAATAAAAATCGTTCAACCAACGTTCATATTGCACGACAAGCTTTGCGCCAGGCATTATTAGATCAATTGGGTGGTAATGAACAAGTCGTTTGGAATCATCGTTTGAAAAGTTTTCATACCGCCGATCAGGTTGAATTAATTTTTGACTTGAATGGTCAAGATAAACATTACGAAGTAGATCTTTTGGTAGGTGCTGACGGTATCCGAAGCGCAGTACGCCAACAATTGATTTCTGAAGAACTTTATCCATTACGATATTTAGGATGTCTTGTTGTTTTAGGAATATGCTCTTTGTATCGCATACCTCTCCCACCACACGAGTTATTGGATGGTCACACCGTTTTCCAAACAGCAAACGGAACTGAGCGCATGTATATGATGCCTTATGATAGGAATTCCATCATGTGGCAATTTAGTTTTCCTTCAACAGAAGAAAATGCAAAAATCATTAGCCAAAAAGGTGCCATTGCCTTAAAAGAAGAAGTAATGAAACGTACGGCATGGCATACGCCTATTCCACAAATTATTGAAGCAACTGATCCTACAAATATTACGGGTTATCCCGTGTATGATCGTGAAATATTAAATCCATCTTATTTAACACATGCTGAGCCAGTCACTCTCATTGGAGATGCGGCACATCCTATGAGTCCTTTCAAAGGTCAAGGAGCGAATCAAGCATTATTGGATGCTCTGCAGTTGGCTCAAAAAATTAAAACAATTTACAGCCAAAAGCACGATACCATTACAATTCGCGATACCATTTTACAACCTTTTGAGGAAGAAATGATCAAGAGAAGCAGTGTAAAAGTGAAGAAATCAGCAGAGGCAGCACAATTTTTACATTCTGAAATCGTATTAAAAAAAGGGAACGTAACTTTTGGATCTAAGTTCAATTCTAATAAAAATGAATTATAA
- a CDS encoding helix-turn-helix domain-containing protein, which yields MNKIEEKTVYSIPYGEICLYETNVPFKGMNFNFDHPSISMMIQGEKKVKWNDECFEFGTRKILIPEKKQILTVDIDEASYEQPIKCAILSIDEDFVSSFYDEITGLQNKDWLDVIGGDEKEILNYFVSEEGLLINSFFNLLNDRTSIKEKMNHLDYIFQLKMKELTYLILQSKARKLILNQSLAQNNPLHEVINYINANFKEKIKISDLAKIACMSESKLFSKFKENFGCSPNHFIIQKRLEFARQLLTNHMKQLTISEISYMSGFNNVEHFNRKFKEVYNETPTRMKKELTSIS from the coding sequence ATGAATAAGATAGAAGAGAAAACAGTGTACAGTATACCCTATGGAGAGATTTGTTTATATGAAACAAATGTTCCGTTTAAGGGAATGAATTTTAATTTTGATCATCCATCCATTTCGATGATGATCCAAGGAGAAAAGAAAGTAAAATGGAATGATGAATGTTTTGAATTTGGAACTCGAAAAATTTTAATTCCAGAAAAAAAACAAATTCTAACAGTTGATATTGATGAAGCTTCATATGAACAACCCATCAAATGTGCCATACTTTCCATTGATGAAGATTTTGTGAGCTCATTTTATGATGAAATTACAGGCTTACAAAATAAAGATTGGTTAGATGTAATTGGTGGTGATGAGAAGGAAATTTTAAACTACTTTGTCTCAGAAGAAGGTTTGCTGATTAATAGTTTCTTCAACCTTTTGAATGATCGTACATCCATTAAAGAGAAAATGAATCATTTGGATTACATCTTTCAATTAAAAATGAAAGAATTAACTTATTTAATTTTACAATCAAAGGCGAGAAAATTAATCTTAAATCAATCATTGGCTCAAAATAATCCTTTGCACGAAGTCATTAATTATATCAATGCCAATTTTAAAGAAAAAATTAAGATTAGTGATTTGGCGAAAATAGCATGCATGAGCGAATCCAAATTATTTTCAAAATTCAAAGAAAATTTTGGATGTTCACCAAATCACTTTATTATTCAGAAACGTTTAGAGTTTGCTCGTCAATTGTTGACCAACCATATGAAACAATTAACTATATCTGAAATCAGTTATATGAGCGGTTTCAATAATGTTGAACATTTTAACCGTAAATTTAAAGAAGTGTATAATGAAACTCCTACACGAATGAAAAAAGAATTAACCTCAATTTCTTAA
- a CDS encoding aldehyde dehydrogenase family protein produces the protein MNTFSYIINGVHKTSNEIIEVNNPATGELIGKYYASTIEDVEEAIATAKSQQKIWGKLSQEERDQFILQIADAIGSNKSYLAEWITKEQGKPLNGPGAQFEMDACIGWTQVPASLQLSDEIVFEDNTRKDVLKRLPVGVVAAITPWNRPLMIAIWQIIPSIKMGNTVVIKPSEYTTIASLELFRIINDILPAGVLNVVTGDGKIGAHLTAHQDISKIMFTGSIATGRRIIEASTKNMARLTLECGGNDAGIVLPGTDMHQIAEGLFWGSFLNMGQTCAALKRLYVHEDDLDATVEALTTVTKNIKMGNGIEEDVFLSPLQNQMQYDKVNALLEQTKNNSNAKIIIPNPEIPTQGYFIPITLVTGVDHGDAIVDEEQFGPVLPIITYTTLEEAIRKANELEVGLGASVWGTDEHTLDSVAQQMEAGTVWINQHGAIHPFVPFGGVKQSGYGVEFGIEGLKAVTLPKIISYKK, from the coding sequence ATGAATACATTTTCTTATATCATTAATGGTGTACATAAAACATCTAACGAAATTATCGAAGTAAATAACCCAGCCACAGGGGAATTAATTGGAAAGTATTATGCCTCTACTATTGAAGATGTTGAAGAAGCCATTGCGACAGCTAAATCCCAACAAAAAATATGGGGAAAACTAAGTCAAGAAGAACGCGATCAATTCATCCTGCAAATTGCAGATGCCATAGGATCAAATAAATCGTATTTGGCTGAATGGATTACAAAAGAGCAAGGTAAACCCTTAAATGGTCCTGGTGCTCAATTCGAAATGGATGCTTGTATAGGATGGACACAAGTTCCTGCATCCTTACAGCTTTCAGATGAAATCGTATTTGAAGATAATACCAGAAAAGATGTTTTGAAACGTCTACCTGTTGGTGTTGTAGCTGCTATTACGCCTTGGAATAGGCCTTTAATGATTGCCATTTGGCAAATTATTCCATCGATTAAAATGGGAAATACAGTTGTTATCAAACCCTCTGAATATACAACCATTGCCTCTTTAGAATTGTTCCGAATCATCAATGATATTTTACCGGCAGGAGTTTTAAATGTTGTAACAGGAGATGGAAAAATTGGAGCACACTTAACGGCACATCAGGACATTTCAAAAATTATGTTTACGGGTTCAATTGCTACGGGACGACGAATTATTGAAGCATCTACAAAAAATATGGCTCGCTTGACATTAGAATGTGGAGGAAATGATGCAGGAATTGTTTTGCCTGGAACAGATATGCATCAAATTGCAGAAGGATTATTTTGGGGAAGCTTTCTAAACATGGGACAAACGTGTGCAGCTTTAAAACGCTTATATGTACATGAAGATGATTTAGATGCAACAGTGGAAGCTTTAACGACTGTTACCAAAAACATCAAAATGGGAAATGGTATCGAAGAAGACGTGTTCTTGAGCCCTTTACAAAATCAAATGCAATATGATAAAGTGAACGCCTTATTAGAGCAAACCAAGAACAACTCTAATGCTAAAATTATAATTCCAAATCCAGAAATTCCAACTCAAGGCTATTTTATTCCTATTACATTGGTCACTGGAGTAGATCATGGAGATGCTATCGTTGATGAAGAACAATTTGGACCTGTATTACCGATTATTACTTATACAACATTAGAAGAAGCTATTCGTAAAGCAAATGAATTAGAAGTTGGTTTAGGCGCTTCTGTTTGGGGTACTGATGAACATACACTTGATTCAGTGGCTCAACAAATGGAAGCTGGAACAGTATGGATTAATCAACATGGTGCAATTCATCCATTTGTTCCTTTCGGAGGTGTAAAACAATCGGGATACGGAGTTGAATTCGGTATTGAAGGATTAAAAGCAGTTACGTTACCTAAAATTATTAGTTATAAAAAATAA